A single genomic interval of Fibrobacter sp. UWB13 harbors:
- a CDS encoding FISUMP domain-containing protein, which yields MNYSKFSGLVACKMAMLLAFMFAACSDEPSVSPLAQDGGYTEEQGVYALVGRVGDVVPKVMDLKGHDSVPESNDGYLNAAKGTVVIIQELDPLTLDPTGRTFTDTIDNDEGRFELLDSSLASPYVLIGIQDSCIAFDCHERGVWGSSSYPEFRDVPCDYDALIAEDSSWAAALPSSCGVLDSTMYPVPLNAVVDVRKNREISINSLTYMKTPLLKKYFAEGMSFDDASKKAESEILGNYGVYEDLGSFEDAKSVRGELSYVIKMMGDIVRWESGIIDDLPYNIEYYYYGVSPAMVAALGSAAEKTYENTVKTLVYEIGYYARLRDIGRCTDSRENDTSRIDRASIVCHSGKWVPGKKKVDYTTGSMVDDRDGKTYKTVTYNWGNVTQTWMAENLNFVDSVSANVNGVANNLPGNTRCWNGDPSCELFGRFYTWRAAVNVDWASLAMTSVVLDFVEVDGNTVDSLKEVFVEEACLPERFYETEGIFYHKYPGDFRDGPDVAYEYCSQKSSTGECLYLDTAANVYEYCSRRYWRGCRMDLSGLVTPSKPANHQGVCPDGWRIPNKEDWNILSEKIKSLGAALDDEGSGFAFVKPRTRNRVESNGPEWNLDVGTVLDGARFASIPDAEIPVGGPSLYYYIANGFVPDWDENGNVPFYAPNTEVVVRCIKN from the coding sequence ATGAATTACTCTAAATTCAGCGGGCTGGTTGCCTGCAAAATGGCTATGCTGCTGGCCTTTATGTTTGCAGCTTGTTCTGATGAACCTAGCGTTTCTCCGCTTGCGCAAGACGGCGGCTACACGGAGGAACAAGGTGTCTATGCCTTGGTGGGTCGCGTGGGCGATGTGGTTCCCAAAGTGATGGACTTGAAAGGGCATGATTCGGTGCCCGAAAGTAATGACGGTTATTTGAATGCTGCAAAAGGAACGGTCGTGATTATTCAAGAATTGGACCCGCTTACGCTTGATCCAACGGGGCGTACTTTTACGGATACAATTGATAATGATGAAGGTCGGTTTGAATTGCTGGATTCGTCTTTGGCGAGCCCGTATGTGTTAATTGGAATTCAAGATTCTTGCATTGCGTTTGATTGTCATGAACGTGGTGTTTGGGGGTCTTCGTCATATCCTGAATTTCGTGATGTTCCGTGTGATTATGACGCTTTGATCGCTGAAGATTCCTCCTGGGCGGCGGCTTTGCCCTCTAGCTGTGGGGTTTTGGATTCCACGATGTATCCTGTACCTTTGAATGCTGTTGTCGATGTGCGAAAAAATCGTGAAATTAGCATTAATTCGTTAACTTATATGAAAACTCCGCTGTTGAAAAAATATTTCGCAGAGGGGATGTCTTTTGATGATGCCAGTAAAAAAGCAGAAAGTGAAATTCTTGGAAATTATGGTGTCTATGAAGATTTAGGAAGCTTTGAAGATGCTAAGAGCGTTAGGGGCGAATTGTCTTATGTAATAAAAATGATGGGCGATATAGTCCGTTGGGAATCTGGAATTATAGACGATTTGCCGTATAATATTGAATATTATTATTATGGCGTTTCTCCTGCTATGGTTGCCGCTTTGGGTTCTGCTGCGGAAAAGACTTATGAGAATACGGTCAAAACTCTTGTGTACGAAATAGGCTATTACGCGCGTTTGCGTGATATTGGTCGATGCACGGACTCTCGAGAGAACGATACAAGCCGTATTGATAGAGCTTCGATTGTATGCCATTCGGGTAAATGGGTGCCGGGAAAAAAGAAAGTCGATTATACAACGGGTTCTATGGTTGATGATCGAGATGGCAAAACTTATAAGACTGTGACGTATAATTGGGGTAACGTTACGCAAACTTGGATGGCTGAGAATCTCAATTTTGTTGATAGTGTTTCTGCAAACGTCAATGGTGTTGCGAATAATTTGCCGGGGAATACGAGATGCTGGAATGGAGACCCGTCATGTGAATTGTTTGGACGCTTTTATACGTGGCGCGCTGCGGTAAACGTGGATTGGGCTTCCTTGGCGATGACGTCTGTTGTGCTTGATTTTGTGGAGGTTGATGGAAATACGGTAGATTCTTTGAAAGAAGTATTTGTTGAAGAAGCTTGCTTGCCTGAAAGATTTTATGAAACTGAAGGAATATTCTATCATAAATATCCTGGAGATTTCCGTGATGGTCCGGACGTTGCGTATGAATATTGTTCGCAAAAATCGTCTACGGGTGAATGCTTGTATCTTGATACGGCTGCTAATGTTTATGAGTATTGCTCTAGGCGATATTGGAGGGGATGCCGTATGGATTTGTCTGGTTTGGTTACTCCATCGAAGCCAGCAAATCATCAGGGTGTGTGCCCAGATGGATGGAGGATTCCTAATAAGGAAGATTGGAATATCTTGTCTGAAAAAATCAAAAGTTTAGGTGCGGCGCTTGATGATGAAGGAAGTGGTTTTGCTTTTGTGAAACCGAGGACGAGGAATCGTGTTGAATCGAATGGACCGGAGTGGAATCTTGATGTTGGAACCGTCCTTGACGGGGCTAGGTTTGCTTCGATTCCTGATGCGGAAATTCCTGTAGGAGGACCGTCACTATACTACTATATCGCAAATGGCTTTGTGCCAGATTGGGATGAAAATGGAAATGTTCCTTTTTACGCTCCGAACACGGAGGTTGTTGTCCGCTGCATCAAAAATTGA
- a CDS encoding ABC transporter ATP-binding protein, which yields MIEIEHLHKTYRSGFTMKPKLALKDVSFKVEAGKVYGFIGPNGAGKSTTIKVLTGLLNFDSGKVLVNGISPRDVKSRQYIGYSPEQPYFYDYLSGRELLRFYGKLVGLKGAELESRIGWALELLHANKDWIDRRLRSYSKGMMQRVGIAQAILGKPKLLILDEPMSGLDPMGRRDVREAIQQLNRDGVTIFYSSHLLSDVESISHRVAMIVDGKIVREGTVDDITESCGVEYHVRTRQAILEADLPRGVTLTGHPQEYICADDVARDRLLGFCLSNGIAVEKMDHKRPSLEDILTEEIARADA from the coding sequence ATGATTGAAATTGAGCACCTGCACAAGACGTACCGCAGTGGCTTTACGATGAAGCCGAAGCTTGCGCTCAAGGATGTGAGCTTCAAAGTCGAAGCGGGCAAGGTGTATGGATTTATTGGACCTAACGGGGCGGGCAAGTCCACCACGATCAAGGTTCTGACGGGACTTTTGAATTTTGATTCGGGCAAGGTGCTTGTAAACGGCATCAGCCCGCGCGATGTGAAGAGCCGCCAGTATATCGGTTATTCTCCGGAACAGCCGTATTTTTACGATTATCTCTCGGGTCGTGAACTTTTGCGTTTTTACGGAAAGCTCGTGGGCCTCAAGGGTGCGGAACTCGAATCCCGCATTGGCTGGGCTCTTGAACTTTTGCACGCGAACAAGGACTGGATCGACCGCCGCTTGCGTTCGTATTCCAAGGGCATGATGCAGCGCGTGGGCATTGCCCAGGCGATTCTTGGCAAGCCGAAGCTTTTGATTCTCGACGAACCGATGAGCGGCCTGGACCCGATGGGACGTCGCGACGTGCGCGAGGCTATCCAGCAGCTCAACCGCGATGGCGTGACGATTTTCTATTCGAGCCATTTATTGAGCGACGTGGAAAGCATCAGCCACCGCGTGGCGATGATTGTCGATGGCAAGATTGTCCGCGAAGGGACCGTCGATGATATCACGGAATCCTGCGGTGTGGAATATCATGTGCGGACGCGCCAGGCTATTTTGGAAGCGGACTTGCCTCGCGGTGTAACGCTTACCGGTCACCCGCAAGAATACATCTGCGCCGACGATGTCGCCCGCGACCGTTTGCTCGGCTTCTGCCTCTCGAACGGGATTGCCGTAGAAAAGATGGACCACAAGCGTCCGAGTCTCGAAGATATTTTGACGGAGGAAATTGCCCGTGCAGACGCTTAA
- a CDS encoding type IV pilus twitching motility protein PilT, with amino-acid sequence MRNQYMAKVLVHNKVVSEDQVKAHWGEISDSMDIGQVLVRAGILKQSMYDKVLTFVKNLEAKSAKPAEKPVEKPAASPSAPATASAHSASTPAQPSSPAHSAAPAQPAPAVSAAPAPQPEEEPAIKIEGNSSLYGEASSSTVVIEKVEGLETTSMASVQVPVESETPAEETATEELPSQFAVATGEGEAVEAPDVLHPITPLAKIIAYARKFNVTDVYLYADRQITMRQSGKLFIASEKVLEKTHLMDRLTEAAEGFADGYKIVVGRNFSKTMGLPGAGRARISVTWNDVTPSISIRIIPMESVALENLYLPEFSMQFATLNSGLVLIAGPSSSGRSTTMTAFAECIAANRQVFIQTVEKPIERLLQNPNGSIAQREVGLHVRSGAAGIELAIRTGADVILFDHLETMEELSLLMQASNAGALVFAVASGNNINALLSRLLMSVPSENRSAFACSLAEQLKGVIVQHLIPAVQNQGLVLATEAMKVTSTIAGMIRKCDVSQILSAISNQKDQGITLDDSLQMCVESGYIEGNEAWKRANDSRRFASYRKV; translated from the coding sequence ATGAGAAATCAGTACATGGCAAAAGTCCTTGTGCACAACAAGGTTGTGTCCGAGGACCAGGTCAAGGCTCACTGGGGCGAAATCTCCGACTCGATGGATATCGGTCAGGTTCTTGTTCGTGCGGGAATCTTGAAACAGTCCATGTACGATAAGGTTCTTACCTTTGTGAAGAACCTCGAAGCGAAAAGCGCGAAGCCTGCTGAAAAGCCTGTTGAAAAGCCCGCGGCGTCTCCGTCTGCGCCTGCTACAGCCTCGGCGCATTCCGCATCAACACCTGCACAGCCCTCGTCCCCGGCGCATTCTGCCGCTCCCGCACAGCCTGCTCCCGCAGTTTCTGCTGCGCCTGCTCCGCAGCCGGAGGAAGAACCTGCTATAAAGATTGAAGGCAACAGCAGCCTTTACGGCGAAGCCTCATCTTCGACGGTCGTCATCGAAAAAGTCGAAGGTCTCGAAACGACGAGCATGGCGAGCGTGCAAGTTCCGGTCGAAAGCGAAACGCCCGCCGAAGAAACTGCGACCGAAGAACTTCCGTCGCAGTTCGCCGTTGCTACCGGCGAAGGCGAAGCCGTTGAAGCTCCCGATGTCTTGCATCCGATTACACCGCTTGCAAAAATCATCGCTTACGCCCGCAAGTTTAACGTCACGGACGTTTACCTTTACGCCGACCGCCAGATTACCATGCGCCAATCTGGCAAGCTCTTTATCGCGTCCGAAAAGGTGCTCGAAAAAACGCACTTGATGGACCGCCTGACCGAAGCCGCCGAAGGCTTTGCAGACGGCTACAAGATTGTGGTCGGTCGCAATTTCAGTAAGACAATGGGCCTCCCCGGTGCCGGTCGCGCCCGCATTTCCGTGACGTGGAACGACGTCACGCCGAGCATTTCCATTCGCATCATTCCGATGGAATCGGTGGCGCTCGAAAATCTTTACTTGCCCGAATTCAGCATGCAGTTTGCGACGCTCAATAGCGGGCTTGTGCTCATTGCGGGCCCGTCGTCGAGCGGCCGCTCCACGACGATGACCGCCTTTGCCGAGTGCATTGCTGCGAATCGTCAGGTGTTCATCCAGACGGTCGAAAAGCCGATTGAACGCTTGCTCCAGAATCCGAACGGCTCCATCGCCCAGCGCGAAGTTGGCTTGCATGTGCGCTCCGGTGCCGCAGGCATCGAACTCGCCATCCGCACCGGCGCCGACGTGATTCTCTTTGACCATCTCGAAACGATGGAAGAACTTTCCCTGCTCATGCAGGCTTCGAACGCGGGTGCTCTCGTGTTTGCAGTCGCGAGCGGCAACAACATCAACGCGCTTCTTTCGCGCCTCCTCATGTCTGTGCCGAGCGAGAACCGCAGTGCCTTTGCGTGCTCGCTTGCTGAACAGCTCAAGGGTGTCATCGTGCAGCACTTGATTCCGGCGGTGCAAAATCAGGGACTTGTGCTTGCAACCGAAGCAATGAAGGTCACGTCGACGATTGCGGGCATGATCCGCAAGTGCGATGTGTCGCAGATCCTCTCTGCGATTAGCAACCAGAAAGATCAAGGCATTACGCTCGACGATTCTTTGCAGATGTGCGTAGAATCCGGTTACATCGAAGGCAACGAAGCCTGGAAACGTGCAAACGACAGCCGCCGTTTTGCGTCTTACCGCAAGGTTTAG
- a CDS encoding FISUMP domain-containing protein → MFLNKINIAIATLFAVALAGCSLGGSTEETCDLGGSSEEPGIQALLPNVFVSGSAKLIARNVESSEVVDSSAMGTWSISAKKGTIIRMAELDSVTLDTTGVFYYAKCQGYNGEFSFDSVSLNSPYVMLEIAPYVEDGYWKWDGTWSFDEYNENWGEYTITYSAIVDVRDSGGVDINIMTYLETARLRYLVRQGMDFAAAKQQADREILESLGLPDGVFSFDDGSYLKKPKYETAMLYMNAFIICWLRKSSPLIIADAFGTSGTLTSVDSIRDYFAASAYSFRTGMSAGYGNSAFLDGFLATLYGLGKCTPELEGHTEELPCESRLFKDITCVSGAWTILDKNTPEQLEEAFSITKGTMTDARDGKVYKTVTYSFEGSTYTWLAENLRYSDSLIQPVLGIDSAFFVKNQGRDGEFEEYINSRDSSYWETYAGYAVSDVIGGDSIVMENGRFQGLCPDGWHIPTRKEWSRVFYFAEKESGECYSHDCREQFEVYEGFGWYASRYLHQIGFGDITMEYMTFLQQDEAGSWSVWSFTMDNWKPYDYRVSDDPDVRISIRCVKN, encoded by the coding sequence ATGTTTTTAAATAAAATAAACATTGCCATCGCTACGTTGTTTGCTGTAGCGCTTGCCGGTTGTTCTTTGGGCGGTTCCACCGAAGAAACTTGCGATTTAGGCGGATCATCTGAGGAACCAGGCATCCAGGCGTTGCTCCCGAATGTATTTGTCTCGGGTAGCGCAAAATTGATTGCACGTAATGTTGAAAGTTCTGAAGTCGTCGATAGCTCTGCTATGGGTACGTGGAGCATCTCTGCCAAAAAAGGAACCATCATAAGGATGGCTGAATTGGATTCAGTGACTTTGGACACGACAGGCGTGTTTTATTATGCCAAGTGCCAGGGGTATAATGGCGAATTCAGCTTTGACAGTGTTTCGTTGAATAGTCCGTATGTCATGCTTGAAATAGCGCCGTATGTAGAGGACGGTTATTGGAAATGGGACGGAACATGGTCTTTCGATGAGTATAATGAAAATTGGGGAGAGTACACCATAACCTATAGCGCAATCGTTGATGTGCGGGATTCTGGTGGCGTTGATATCAACATCATGACTTATTTGGAGACCGCTCGCTTGCGTTATCTTGTCCGTCAAGGAATGGACTTCGCGGCTGCAAAACAACAGGCTGATCGTGAAATTCTTGAATCCTTGGGCTTGCCGGATGGTGTCTTTTCTTTCGACGATGGCTCCTATCTGAAAAAGCCGAAATATGAAACCGCGATGCTTTATATGAATGCGTTTATAATTTGCTGGTTGAGGAAAAGTTCTCCTTTGATCATCGCGGATGCTTTTGGAACATCGGGAACGCTTACATCGGTAGATTCGATAAGGGATTATTTTGCGGCGAGTGCTTATTCGTTCAGAACTGGTATGAGTGCCGGTTATGGGAATTCCGCATTTTTGGATGGTTTCTTGGCGACCCTTTATGGGCTTGGAAAATGTACGCCGGAACTGGAGGGGCATACCGAGGAACTCCCGTGTGAATCCAGGCTATTTAAGGACATTACGTGTGTGTCGGGAGCGTGGACTATTTTGGATAAGAATACCCCGGAACAGCTGGAAGAAGCTTTCTCCATTACGAAAGGGACGATGACGGATGCTCGCGATGGAAAGGTCTATAAGACGGTAACGTACAGTTTCGAGGGTTCAACTTATACCTGGCTTGCTGAAAACCTGAGGTATAGCGATTCGCTTATTCAGCCTGTTTTGGGAATTGATTCGGCTTTCTTTGTTAAAAATCAGGGCCGCGATGGTGAATTTGAAGAATACATCAATTCGCGTGATTCCTCGTATTGGGAAACTTATGCGGGATACGCTGTTTCTGACGTCATTGGTGGCGATTCGATTGTAATGGAAAATGGACGTTTCCAGGGGCTTTGCCCGGACGGGTGGCATATCCCGACACGTAAGGAATGGTCTCGTGTGTTTTACTTTGCTGAAAAAGAAAGTGGTGAATGTTATTCCCATGATTGCAGAGAACAATTTGAAGTGTATGAGGGCTTTGGGTGGTATGCCTCTAGGTATTTGCACCAGATTGGATTTGGCGATATCACTATGGAATACATGACATTCTTGCAACAGGATGAAGCGGGTTCTTGGTCTGTGTGGTCGTTTACAATGGATAACTGGAAGCCGTATGATTACCGAGTGTCTGATGATCCGGATGTGCGTATAAGTATCCGATGCGTCAAAAATTAA
- a CDS encoding ABC transporter permease, with the protein MQTLKHIGIIALNTFRESIRDKILYNIGFLAIALTLFSIVLGEWSVFDRAYVIKSTTLSVMSLSGLLISIFVGISLVQKEIQRRTVLTLLSKPISRAAFIVGKYFGLLAVVAVHLVLLTGIYYAILWITNSSPTVSLLTAIYLIFCEMAVVIAVALLFSSFSSTVLSALFTLGVYFAGHLSDQLLEQVRFASRMGELQGTSSAILEKAAVVIHAVFPGLYRFNVTNYVVHGVALPDMYVFWNSVYALGYIGVFLAIASWWFSRRDFL; encoded by the coding sequence GTGCAGACGCTTAAGCATATCGGCATTATTGCCCTCAATACGTTCCGCGAATCCATTCGCGATAAGATTCTTTATAACATTGGCTTTTTGGCGATTGCACTTACGCTTTTTAGCATTGTGCTTGGCGAGTGGTCGGTGTTTGACCGCGCTTATGTCATCAAGTCCACGACGCTTTCGGTGATGAGCCTTTCGGGCCTTTTGATTTCCATCTTCGTGGGCATTAGCCTTGTGCAAAAGGAAATCCAGCGCCGTACGGTGCTCACGCTTTTGTCAAAGCCCATTAGCCGTGCCGCGTTTATCGTGGGCAAGTACTTTGGGCTTTTGGCGGTTGTCGCTGTGCATCTCGTGCTCCTCACGGGAATCTATTATGCGATTCTGTGGATTACAAATTCTAGCCCGACGGTGAGCCTCCTGACGGCAATCTATCTCATCTTCTGCGAGATGGCGGTCGTGATTGCGGTCGCACTCCTATTCAGCAGTTTCAGTAGCACGGTGCTCTCGGCTCTCTTTACGCTTGGTGTTTATTTTGCGGGCCACTTGAGCGACCAACTCTTGGAACAGGTCAGGTTTGCAAGCCGCATGGGCGAATTGCAGGGAACGTCTTCAGCCATTCTTGAAAAGGCTGCTGTCGTGATTCACGCCGTATTCCCTGGACTTTATCGCTTTAACGTGACGAACTATGTGGTGCATGGAGTGGCACTCCCGGACATGTATGTGTTCTGGAACAGTGTGTATGCTCTTGGTTACATCGGTGTGTTTTTGGCAATTGCAAGTTGGTGGTTTAGTCGGAGGGATTTCCTATGA
- a CDS encoding geranylgeranylglyceryl/heptaprenylglyceryl phosphate synthase, producing the protein MKPGKTELRLNADIEKRGALFAVLLDPDTSDEAAFVKAGTMAAENGADLLLVGGSYLGNFTLPKQVAALKAAVDLPVILFPGGASQVVPGFDAMLFMTLVSGRNPNYLIDEQVRGGALVRALNMEAIPTAYQLINSGKRTTVEYISNTMPVPANKPKLSMVNSIAAELMGMRYVYLEAGSGAEEPVPVEHIAYTRKATEMTIITGGGIKDPQTAAVRVAAGAQIIVTGTLWEKVNDPALLKEFAAAIHVKG; encoded by the coding sequence ATGAAACCTGGTAAGACTGAACTCCGTTTGAATGCTGATATCGAAAAGCGCGGTGCACTTTTTGCTGTGCTCTTGGATCCGGATACTTCGGACGAAGCCGCCTTTGTCAAGGCTGGCACGATGGCTGCGGAAAATGGTGCAGACTTGCTTTTGGTCGGCGGTTCTTACCTCGGCAATTTCACGCTCCCAAAGCAGGTTGCAGCCCTCAAGGCTGCGGTCGACTTGCCGGTGATTCTTTTCCCGGGTGGCGCTTCTCAGGTCGTTCCTGGCTTTGATGCTATGCTTTTCATGACGCTCGTGAGCGGTCGCAATCCGAACTACCTTATTGACGAACAGGTGCGCGGTGGTGCTCTCGTGCGTGCACTCAACATGGAAGCCATCCCGACGGCTTACCAGCTCATCAACAGTGGCAAGCGCACGACGGTCGAATACATCAGCAACACGATGCCGGTGCCGGCCAACAAGCCGAAACTCAGCATGGTGAATTCCATCGCCGCAGAACTCATGGGCATGCGCTACGTTTACCTCGAAGCGGGTAGCGGTGCAGAAGAACCTGTGCCGGTCGAACACATCGCCTACACCCGCAAGGCAACCGAAATGACGATTATCACCGGTGGCGGAATCAAGGACCCGCAGACCGCAGCCGTCCGCGTTGCCGCCGGCGCCCAGATCATCGTCACAGGCACCCTTTGGGAAAAAGTCAACGATCCTGCACTTCTCAAAGAATTCGCCGCCGCAATACATGTAAAGGGATAG
- a CDS encoding ATPase, T2SS/T4P/T4SS family: protein MASEIESLLEYALNIGASELIVTEGAPSAVRFAGRVCAVPESTALPFGSLLEFLGALDGESGTFVGGPWVNTKWRVKYFREALGNAAIFRPLMAECPDFTALGAPASLDSLLGLSSGLVIFAGPACSGKTVSATSYVSALCSSGILRFCDLDESRELPVKTGESLKLVNTVGSTSEKLEQGLRSGTDLFWLGDFDGSSLISILRAAESGALVVMNVTAGNAVGVVDALLSAATPENRDLVRTMLAAALKAVVVQRLLPAAAEGGGTVSAWEILFNTQNVAAYIRSGEQFKLPSVMVSSASEGMLLMDDCLAELVRSNYVTAAEAGRYVSNPARLA from the coding sequence ATGGCATCAGAAATTGAATCTCTTTTGGAATACGCCTTGAACATCGGGGCGAGCGAATTGATTGTGACTGAAGGCGCTCCTTCGGCGGTGCGCTTTGCGGGTCGCGTGTGTGCGGTCCCCGAATCTACAGCACTCCCGTTTGGTTCTCTGCTTGAGTTTTTAGGCGCGCTTGATGGCGAGTCCGGAACGTTTGTCGGTGGCCCTTGGGTAAACACCAAGTGGCGCGTGAAGTACTTCCGCGAAGCGCTTGGCAATGCGGCAATTTTCCGCCCGCTTATGGCGGAATGTCCGGATTTTACGGCTCTTGGCGCGCCTGCCTCGCTTGATAGCTTGCTCGGTCTCAGTTCCGGTCTCGTGATTTTTGCAGGACCCGCATGCTCCGGGAAAACGGTCTCAGCGACGTCTTATGTTTCGGCTTTGTGCAGTTCTGGCATTTTGCGGTTCTGCGATTTGGATGAAAGCCGTGAACTGCCTGTGAAAACGGGTGAAAGCTTAAAGCTTGTGAATACGGTCGGCTCGACCTCCGAAAAGTTGGAACAGGGTCTTCGCAGTGGAACAGATCTTTTCTGGCTTGGCGATTTTGACGGCTCGTCGTTGATTTCCATTTTACGTGCTGCAGAATCGGGCGCCTTGGTGGTCATGAACGTGACGGCGGGTAACGCCGTTGGCGTTGTCGATGCTCTCCTTTCCGCTGCCACTCCCGAAAATCGAGACCTTGTCCGTACGATGCTTGCGGCTGCTCTCAAGGCGGTTGTCGTGCAGAGACTCTTACCCGCAGCGGCAGAAGGCGGTGGAACCGTTTCTGCTTGGGAAATCCTTTTTAACACGCAAAACGTGGCTGCTTACATTCGCAGCGGTGAACAGTTCAAACTTCCGTCCGTGATGGTGTCCTCTGCTTCCGAAGGCATGCTTTTGATGGATGATTGCTTGGCGGAACTGGTTCGCTCTAACTATGTGACAGCCGCAGAGGCAGGTCGGTATGTTTCCAACCCCGCTCGGCTGGCTTAA
- a CDS encoding TIGR02147 family protein, protein MKDVLEYTNYHQYIADYYAEKKAKSSFTWQTFTRAAGFSSPVFLKYVSEGRSNLSEETAGQVAFAMGLVNYELDYFCEMVKFDHAKTDEEKKSIFNKMLAIADIHKVRILEGDSFRYFNSWKNPVLRELAPAMPGAKPLALAKACRPDITAAEVSESLSFLVKANLLQKDENGNYVQTEKSVTTGPMDVTPVAVRGMHRKMGEFALDAIEGVPQDERHFSGLTLGITQSAYDEIVEEIAAFRKRIIAIATRDDETDEVYRLNVQFFPLTKKSVKKG, encoded by the coding sequence ATGAAGGATGTACTAGAGTACACAAACTATCACCAATACATCGCGGATTACTACGCTGAGAAAAAGGCGAAATCCTCGTTTACTTGGCAAACTTTTACGCGAGCGGCTGGTTTTTCGTCGCCAGTGTTCCTTAAATACGTGAGCGAAGGCCGCTCTAACTTGAGCGAAGAAACAGCAGGTCAAGTTGCGTTCGCGATGGGTCTTGTAAATTACGAGCTGGATTATTTTTGCGAAATGGTCAAGTTCGACCATGCCAAAACGGACGAAGAGAAAAAGTCCATTTTCAACAAAATGCTTGCCATCGCCGACATCCACAAGGTGAGAATTCTTGAGGGAGATTCTTTCCGCTATTTCAATAGCTGGAAAAATCCGGTGCTCCGTGAACTAGCTCCAGCCATGCCGGGGGCAAAACCGCTTGCGCTTGCTAAAGCTTGCCGACCGGATATTACCGCCGCCGAAGTCAGCGAATCGCTGAGCTTTCTGGTCAAGGCGAATTTGCTGCAAAAAGACGAAAATGGCAATTACGTACAGACTGAAAAATCCGTAACGACAGGACCAATGGATGTGACTCCTGTGGCGGTTCGCGGGATGCATCGCAAGATGGGTGAGTTTGCTCTTGATGCTATTGAAGGTGTGCCGCAAGATGAACGCCATTTTTCTGGCCTCACGCTCGGTATCACGCAATCTGCCTACGATGAAATTGTTGAAGAAATCGCCGCATTTCGCAAACGCATCATAGCGATTGCCACGCGCGATGACGAAACGGACGAGGTCTACCGACTGAACGTTCAGTTCTTTCCGTTGACAAAAAAGAGTGTTAAAAAGGGTTAG
- a CDS encoding FISUMP domain-containing protein: MKFKFVAVLALFVTAIAFTACEKVENCHYDEFAKTLKCQGQTYSTVETGGRVWMAENANLLNFDSSYCYGNNLDNCKKYGRLYDWKSANDACPTGWELPKQADFEKADLKALNIGKDGFRYYDGKFADENVSASFWTADAFDESRAVMVRVQDKVTYEHYNKTIAASVRCVKVK, translated from the coding sequence ATGAAGTTCAAGTTCGTTGCCGTATTGGCTCTTTTTGTAACCGCAATTGCATTTACTGCATGCGAAAAAGTTGAAAACTGCCATTACGATGAATTCGCCAAGACGCTCAAATGCCAAGGCCAGACCTATTCCACCGTCGAAACGGGTGGCCGCGTGTGGATGGCTGAAAACGCCAACCTTCTGAATTTTGATTCCAGTTACTGCTACGGCAATAACCTCGACAACTGCAAAAAGTATGGCCGCCTCTACGATTGGAAATCCGCCAATGACGCATGCCCCACAGGCTGGGAACTCCCGAAACAGGCTGACTTTGAAAAGGCTGACCTCAAGGCGCTCAACATCGGCAAGGATGGCTTCCGCTATTACGATGGCAAGTTTGCCGACGAAAACGTGAGTGCAAGCTTCTGGACTGCTGATGCATTCGACGAATCCCGCGCTGTGATGGTCCGCGTACAGGATAAAGTAACGTACGAACATTACAACAAGACCATCGCTGCCTCCGTCCGCTGCGTCAAAGTCAAGTAA